The Diospyros lotus cultivar Yz01 chromosome 15, ASM1463336v1, whole genome shotgun sequence genome has a window encoding:
- the LOC127792297 gene encoding uncharacterized protein LOC127792297 — translation MAESTLRFPMGHRSSGRIHRFPGKPESTGVMIFGFLEENEESPESSYNSGADSFNSEDLVDDDEEDENASNAEANKAFWESQELLLEATLCRSSSIESKIRQATKDALRELNKKSSGCTCGRPAAGGCRSCLQRELSGRLQAAGYNCSICKSKWKSSPDMPSGEHTYLEVIHDSSSKKRETRVIIELSFRAEFEMARASDEYNGLVCRLPEVFIGKAERLRSLVKILCGAGKKCMKEKRMHMAPWRKHKYMQAKWLGKREPIQTVMPILPNLRLDRMPKHRASLLTFDLLENLTTLHCTAVRVV, via the exons ATGGCCGAGTCAACCCTCAGATTTCCGATGGGTCACCGGAGCTCCGGGAGGATCCACAGATTCCCTGGCAAACCGGAGAGCACCGGAGTCATGATTTTTGGGTTTTTGGAGGAAAACGAAGAGTCGCCGGAGAGCTCCTACAACTCCGGAGCCGACAGCTTTAACAGCGAAGATCTTGTCGACgatgacgaagaagatgaaaatgccAGTAATGCTGAAGCGAATAAAGCTTTCTGGGAGTCTCAGGAGCTGCTTCTAGAG GCAACATTATGTAGGAGCAGCTCAATAGAGTCAAAGATTAGGCAGGCCACAAAGGATGCTCTAAGGGAGCTAAACAAGAAGAGCAGCGGTTGTACTTGCGGGAGACCGGCGGCCGGTGGCTGCCGGAGTTGTCTGCAGAGAGAGCTTTCCGGCCGTCTTCAAGCTGCCGGTTACAATTGCAGCATATGCAAGTCCAAGTGGAAGAGCTCGCCTGATATGCCATCAG GGGAGCACACTTATTTGGAAGTGATCCATGATTCGAGCTCCAAGAAGAGAGAGACAAGGGTGATCATCGAGCTGAGTTTTCGGGCCGAGTTTGAGATGGCCAGAGCGAGCGACGAATACAACGGCTTAGTTTGCCGGCTACCGGAAGTTTTCATCGGCAAGGCGGAGAGGTTGAGAAGCCTAGTGAAGATATTGTGTGGAGCGGGAAAGAAGTGCATGAAGGAGAAGAGGATGCATATGGCTCCATGGAGGAAGCACAAGTACATGCAAGCCAAATGGCTTGGCAAACGTGAGCCAATTCAAACCGTAATGCCAATTTTGCCTAATTTGCGTTTGGATCGGATGCCAAAGCATAGAGCTTCTTTGCTCACCTTTGATTTGCTAGAGAATTTGACTACTTTGCATTGTACTGCTGTAAGAGTTGTTTGA